The window tcgttcaaacataattacataattTCAATTAGTTTCAGTTAACAGTACAGGGGTGAATGAATTTAGAGATGAAATAAATTTCCTCTCTAACAGTGATGAAatttgcaatgtatcatacatctTGTGATGATGTTAAATATATGTCAGTTAACAACGGATTTAGTGACGGAAAATATTTCTCTCTAAATATTCAGTCACAAATTTATAACCGAGTAAaatattgtgtgtgtgtgcgtgatATTTTgggttgaaatttttatttctctaaaagcgttttacaaaataaataacacaTATTTAGCTAGGAATTTAGAGACAAAATGATTCCCTTCCTAATTTATCTGTCACAAATTTTGCATACTACTTTTTGTGATCAAATTTgacattttaatgaatttttctctctctaattttttgtcacaaatttaaattaattaattactaaaggAATTCTTTGTTCAGTaatattattatgaaataaaaaaattacattttaaagataatattttgttatttttatattttaaattatatagaaattattaattactatattattgacattttttctatcaatttgagatatatttatatgaaaacatacttaaggttttttattttaattaaatgtttatatGAAAAAACATAGCATTGACTttgaaaaagagaagagaatgaaacaccaaaaatatttacaaatttaagaattaaaataaaatttgtttaggatttataaataaattctaaaaatggataaaaaaagtataacttAAAAGTGATCTCAAAGTCTCGTCCTTCTCATCTCCAAAAAAATAAGTAGATATAAAATaggattaataaataaattctaaaaataaaataaaaaaatataacttaaaaatgatcttatttttttattctacgaaataaatgtgaataaattaaattatttttttattatcatgacGATGGTATAGAGtatctatcattttttaataatgattaaTATCTATTAAAAAATCTACATCTTAGTTAAAAAACTGAAGTCAAGATCACTTATATCAATAactttttgataattaaatttttttactaatttaatgttttagtaATTAATGATTAACTAATTACATTGTTAATCGATGAGCTGTTGAAATAATCACTCCAAGCAAAAATTGATGTAtcttaattcatatattttattttaataatttttttaattttaaaagtcctTTAATTGTAcagaattttaaaagttatatcgcTTTAATTTAAtcctatttaataaaaaaatattcataattaataataaaaatatttagtagtttatttatttatatttatgaattttaattaaattaagaaacgaaaatgaaaatggATAGAAACGTTTCCTAGTAAGTTTTTCGGTTGCATTTTAGATTTTACATAATATAGAAGACTTTAATTATTCCCAATTAATACGGTTGGCAGAGGGTGAATGTGCACTAGCAAACAAGGACTATACGTACATCTCTAGCTGGCATAAAATGATTCTATTGAGGATAATTAATAATcgtgaaaggaaaaacaaattaattttaagtttaattttaattcactttttgtttaaataaataaaaccgtTTTACTTAATTTTGCTTTGTATAAAACTACAGCTATTCTTCGTGTAAGACAATAtttctcaaataaaatataattattattaacaacAAAATTCTTTCATCAAAACGTAAATGTATatttaaaactcaaattaaGATAGATTACACTAGAATAATGTCATATTAGTTTATTCGTGCACTCATTTGTCCTAGtttacacaattttttattattattattatagttaacacaattatatttatttttttatttatttgtttatcttttgtatataaatcatgttgtgtatgtaacatttttttaacttttcctACCACATCATTTATCTTATTTCATAttcctttcttctcttcttattatacaaatataatttcttttttatatacatgtgtcttaaaatgcttttttaaaataaaaagtgataacaaaatttgtttcaatcttgatgtacatatatatatatatatatatatatatatatatatatatatataactaacattTAAAAGTTcaacatttcaaaaacaaaccAAGTTATAAATGGCTTAATTTAACTGAATCGAAAGGgaaaatttatcaataataaacTTAATATCAGTAAACTATGATATTAAAAAGATTTGACatctaaaaacatttaaaaaggaAACTAAGAGATAAATGCCTTAATTTAACTGAATCGAAAAGgaaaatttacaaataattaaaataatgtcgCTCAACTActgtaatattaaaaaaaaaaggacatttAAAATATCTATGGTCAATTAGTCATAGTCAATTGTATTTAATGATGTATGTATTCCAACTTCCCGCACCAGCTTCCCTTATTTTCATGGAAATTATCTTTACCAAGTTTGAGCCCTGAACACGCCATCAAGCAATAAGCACTACTACTACTGATGGCTAAATAAAAGCCACAAAATTAATAGAAGCAGGTATGGAGAAAAGAAAAGACATGAAATTCGGGTATAAATATCGCAGAAGATTTTTCACATGGGATATTATGGGAGTGCAATAAagggagagaaaaaagagaggaaaattaatattaatacataaaaaagaaaactaggTGGGATGACAAGATGATAGGTAAGCATAGAAAGGGACATCATAGAAGCTTATTTTTGTGAGcaaaaaacattataatatcAAGAAACCACTTAATAAACTCAACCAACAATTTTGGACCACGCTTTCATAGAAAAATCAGGAACTTAACGGCTCCCATCTTCTCTCCTTTCACACTGCTTTCCACTAACACTTATATGTAAACACACAACAACGCCATCATTGTCCCAACATATTCTAAGaatcttctttctctctctctttctatctCTTTGTAGTGTAAGCAACAAAATTCCATCAAGTGTGATCTCTTAATATGTGGAGTTGTGTGTGGACTACTCTTACTTCATAATTTCCATGCCTGCAAGTGCAAGTGCAAGTGCCAGTTGCTGAGTTGAACGTGCCACTTGACCGCAAGTGTTTTTGTTGTCACCATGTGTGTGAAAGATGGCGAACAAGTTGGTGAAGATCATATAGAGAAGAACGTTGATAACAATAGGAGAGTTTCATGGCCTTTGCATTGTGATCTCTTGCGTGCCCACATGgataacaaagaaaaagacTCTTCTTTTAGAATTCCCTCTGACCAGATCAGTGTTGTAAATTCATCTCCTGTAAGGAATTCCTTCCCctcatctttctctttcttctgtTCCTTTATGgggtgtctttttttttctttttttctttactgtACGGTAGTTTGAATTTGTAGGCCACTCTTTCAATTATGCTTCGGAGACTTCAATAGTACTTTAATTGCCATTGTTCATGAATCTTGTtcactgttttttattttaacctttTGTGAAGTCAtggattcttctatttttaattagattttggTTTGTGTCTGCCCATATGGCTGTTAATCGCTTGCTTGGATTCTTCTTGGGTATCTGTGGAAGAAGAGAACTTGCTAATGAAATATGACCTCTAAAGGTTACTTGATCTTGAAATTCTCTCAGATGTGATTATCAAAAGGGTGGCTAATGTTAGAATTGGTTGTCGGAAATTAGTTCGTCTCCGGGGATGGAGATTAACTTTGTGTACTTGGTAACATCAATGTGGAAACTGATTGTGCTGTCAATTGAATCAGCCTGCATTGCTTGCATGTAAATCACGATTGGTGTTTCTAAATGGTTCTTATTTGTTAGCACAATTTGTTGATTCATAAAATTGAGTTTGGTGACTTTGTAGATATGAAAGTAGTTACATACTGCTGAAATTGACACCTGGTACAATTTCAGAATAATATTCGTGTTTGTGTACTCGAGAATACTCATCTGTTTCTtacttttcatgtttttcttgagtttgcttAGCGTCTTCTGTTAGTTAACTTTATTTCTCTGCACAAGGCTCCTATCATCTTGGCTCATTTGCATTTTTCTGCTGTGGTACATTTTAGCTGGAAAGCATATGTGAGGATGCAGAAATTGTGGACAAAAAACAGAACATGATGAACTTTGTCCCTACTCTTCGGTCTGGAGAGTGTTCTGATATTGGAGATCGCCCTTCCATGGAGGATACCCACATATGCATTGGAGACTTGGCAGAAAAATTTGGCAATAACGAACTTTGCAAGGAAGCTATTTCCTTTTATGGTGTAAGCTATCTAACCGATTATGCCATTCGCCTGGTgtcataaatttcattttatcccaTGCAGTCATGTTATATTTGTAATAATAAaccggaaaaaaaaatagaacagtCTTAGTCCACCCCTAAACAGTGACCAGCAAGAAGGAAGGAAGTAGTCAATGATggacaacttaaaaagaaaggTCAAGCATCTTGTTGTGTTCACATAATCCAATGAGCTAGAAACTCAAGCCTCAAAAGTTTCCTCTCCCAAAATTTTTGCAAGCAAATTAACATATAATTGGATCTGTATAGAACTAGACAATGACCAGATGATGTTATAAGTCGAAGTTAGGGATATTAAATACTTCAACCTGGTTTGCAAGATTCGGTGTTGAAAATGTTTCCTTTTTTGAACTTTCTTAAAAGGTGACATTGTGGACTCTTTATCATTGTCACCCCCCCTTTCCTCCCCTTCAGAAATTGTAATAGTATAGCAATTCTAAAGTCTGACTTGAAACTTGTGACTAATAAGTAAATTATATAAGCTATAGGAAAATTCACCTCAGAAGAGACTGAACATCTATTAGTCATTTTGAATAGGTGGATATGCATCCTACTAATCAGGATTTGACATGTAAAGAGAAAAATGGTTTACTGTGCAGGTATTTGATGGACACGGAGGGAAGAGCGCTGCACAATTTGTTCGTGATCATCTGCCACGGGTGATTGTTGAGGATGCTGACTTCCCTTTGGAATTAGAGAAGGTAGTCACAAGGTCATTTTTGGAGATTGATGCAGAGTTTGCAAGATCATGTTCTACCGAGTCTTCCCTGTCTTCTGGTACAACTGCACTGACTGCAATTATATTTGGAAGGTGAACATCTTTGCTGCTTTTATGCCTTTGTAAAACCATGTATAATTTTCACAGTTCATATCCGGGAGGTGGTGGCACACTGATTTTGAAGTCAGATGCAGTGCCTATATATCACACTATGCCTTCCCTTTCAGGATTTATTGTTCCCTTCTCTCCACCAATGTTGCAAGTTGCATAAATATCGAATCATAGCAATTGGCTGAGTTATGTTGAATGGATATTTGATGAAACTATTTCAATGTTCTAAATGAATGCCATTGTCTTGTATAGGTCTTTACTGGTTGCCAATGCTGGAGACTGCCGCGCTGTATTGTCCCGTGGTGGAGGGGCTATAGAAATGTCCAAAGATCACAGGCCATTGTGTATTAAAGAAAGGAAGAGGATTGAGTCTCTAGGTGGATACATAGATGACGGTTACCTGAACGGCCAGTTAGGAGTGACTCGTGCACTAGGTGACTGGCATCTTGaaggaatgaaagaaatgaatggAAAGGGTGGACCATTGAGTGCTGAGCCAGAACTTAAATTGATGACATTAACAAAAGAAGATGAATTTTTGATAATTGGGAGTGATGGAATCTGGGATGTTTTTCGCAGCCAAAATGCTGTAGACTTTGCTCGAAGGAGGCTTCAAGAGCACAATGATGTGAAGCAGTGTTGCAAGGAGATAATAGGGGAAGCAATAAAGAGAGGAGCAACAGACAACTTGACAGTGGTGATGATATGTTTCCACTCAGAACCACCACCTCCTATGGTTGTAGAAAGGCCTAGAGTCAGAAGAAGTATATCTGCTGAGGGGCTTCAAAATCTCAAGTGCTTGCTAGAAGGATAAAACATTCTTCTCTGCAAcacaaatgattctttttttgagGTGAGATTATGTACATAAATTCATCCGTCACACTAAAAATGTCATTCTACTTCCTGTTGTTGCTGATCCCTGAGGGGATGGAGTAAGGAACACACCAAGATggcaaattcaaataaatttcataccatcttataattattttccccATTGCTAATGTCTTAATGGGAAAGTGATAAACTTGAATTATGTATATCttgtaaaaatgtaatttatgcACACAAGCAACATCGCACtgtcctcatttttttttttgttggtcaaGCTCCTCATTGTGGATGGATTTTGTGTGTTTGTGAAAAGCAAACAAAATGATTTGTGAGTGAGGTACTCAAAATGAGAATTACAACATTAATCTTGAAAAACATACACGTCAAAATACAGTTACAACCACTGtctaaagtaagttttaacaaGAAATTTCCAtgcaaagaagaaaaggaatgcTAGACTCTGAACTTATTCCAGTAACCGTATAATGTTTTACTCACAAAAGATGATACTCCTGTTGAGCAAACTATCAATTCACGCCATTTAGGGCCACCTAAATTATTCCAAACCAAGGTGAACGAAATTAAGACAAACCCCAGGATTGGAAAAGAGTAGCTGAACCCCATTGCATTGGCTTTAAACCATGAACATGATCACCCTCTTATAATTTTGGATATTAAATGGTTTCTTGCCAACCTTATGTCCATATATATGGACCATTGAAGTTCACAACACTAGTAAGCTTCAGAAGCAACTATACATTTGCGCCCTTAATGgttttatttgatcaaaataagtaaacataaaataataaagatgaaaatttcAGGGCCATAATTGATGAGCGACATTCCTTATAACTCTAATGGGTATCATACGACCAACAAAAAAAGAGTAACGTAAAAAGGCATTAAAATACTACCCAAATTGCTTTATTCTAATCATggcaatattttattatttttcaaagtgCTCTTACGTATTATAAATGGAACCTAGATTTGACTCATGATATCCATCGTGAttagataatataattaaaattaaaattaaaaacactttTAGGCCTAACACGACGTCAAGATAACATAGAAAGCAAGAGTGTCAAGTGTCAACATAGAATGACGAAAGGACATGTCTATAATGTGAGAAAACTGTATTTAGGTAGGTGAGTTATTTTCCAATAACAAGTGCAGAAACAGGCTACGTAGTTAACAgctaaaaacatatataaaaaaaaagtgtagaaTTGACTCGCTAGAAACCAATCATGTTTAATTGCCTATACATTTGTTTTCACCATCGGCCAGTGAAAAAGCAACATagtgataaatattaaaataatactttcttcCTACTTCTCATTGttgataaaaggctttaaatacacaGACTAAAGCCTGAATTAACACACAACGGTCAAATACAGCTAGCAGCCAGCTGTTAAAGTCCTAGAAGCTTCTTggaaaggaaaatactaaatgtCTAGAGTCCCAACGGTCTTATACTAACACCTTTTAAACATAGTCTCTATATTTTACAGGTTTGTTTACTGTTCGCTTGGGCCTATCAGTGCTATTAGGGTCCATTGGGCTGACACATTGACATCATAAAAGCTTTTCAGCAAATCCCCATCAACACAAGAAACTTAAAACACAATAAAATTACGATATTTACTAAATCTCCATCAAATGTTTTTTGCGGCTTCTGCATTATATGGTTTTCTTGTGACTAACGTCCACAAGTAACTTCGTTGCAAATAGAATTTTGTTTAACCTATATAGTATGAAGGCGTTAAAACTACAATCATTCATACAATTTCGCGATTTATGGggtcaaaattaaagaaaacatgTAAATGCTACTACAAGATCAGTGCAGAATTATAGTACAAAAGCCGCCCCCGTCCGGAATAAGTAGCTTTTTTCACAAAGAAAAGAAGGTAGTAGATTACTATCTCAATGGCATTGGAGCTTGCACCAGTATGTGAAAAAGTGGAGCCAAATCCTGCAAACTCGTGAAACGGGAACAGCTTAAAAGGCCCAAACTTCTGGGGAAAAAAAACGTGAAATGAAGATCAAATCGGACAGAATCTTTTTATACAGAATCACATCATTTGTTGATGAAGGTCTGCTGCCTGCTGTGCCAGTTCCACCATCATAGCCTCATCGAAGAACTTATTTATGCTCACATCCTCACTCATTCCCTGCAAGATTTAATGCAAAAGAAACGTGTATTAAATGATTTGCATTAGCCAGTTATTTCACAAAAGGTTAAAGGATAAAGCAAGTCGTCGATTACAAAGGCTTCAAAATATAGAATTCTATCGACAGAAAACCTCTGAGgaaaaactttaaattaaaaatggattAAAATTGTATCACAAGTTAGTAAGTACCGAGAGACAAGGAGGAAAAGGATTATACCTTTCTACGTCTTGTCTTCACCATAAACTCACGGGCAAGATGCTGAATAGGTGCGGGTTCAAGTGGGCGCAAAACAATGCTTTTATCCAGAGGATCTCCAGGAACAATAGCCCAATGATCAAAAACTGACATGCAAAATGCTTGACCTTGTGTATGATATCTCAAGTCTGTTTCAAATCCAAAAGATTCTATCACGGGCAAAAATGCCTGAGATAGGGGAAAAAGTCAGCAAACCAAACTTTTGATGC of the Glycine max cultivar Williams 82 chromosome 13, Glycine_max_v4.0, whole genome shotgun sequence genome contains:
- the LOC100782648 gene encoding probable protein phosphatase 2C 27; translated protein: MCVKDGEQVGEDHIEKNVDNNRRVSWPLHCDLLRAHMDNKEKDSSFRIPSDQISVVNSSPLESICEDAEIVDKKQNMMNFVPTLRSGECSDIGDRPSMEDTHICIGDLAEKFGNNELCKEAISFYGVFDGHGGKSAAQFVRDHLPRVIVEDADFPLELEKVVTRSFLEIDAEFARSCSTESSLSSGTTALTAIIFGRSLLVANAGDCRAVLSRGGGAIEMSKDHRPLCIKERKRIESLGGYIDDGYLNGQLGVTRALGDWHLEGMKEMNGKGGPLSAEPELKLMTLTKEDEFLIIGSDGIWDVFRSQNAVDFARRRLQEHNDVKQCCKEIIGEAIKRGATDNLTVVMICFHSEPPPPMVVERPRVRRSISAEGLQNLKCLLEG